In the genome of Mucilaginibacter sp. 14171R-50, the window TGCCATTTGCACATCCTTACCTGTAAATTTACCAGCTGTGGCGGTATCAGGGTAAACATCCAGCACTTTTACCACCCAGTCGGCATCGGTGCCGGTGGTGCTCACCTTTAGGTTTGCCCAAATGTTGCCTGCAATGGTAATATCTTTATCAAGCACTTCGGTTTTATATGTTAACACGTCGGGGCGTTTTTCGGCAAAACGCTGGTCGGCAGTCATGTACTCGCGTTTCATGTCAAAATCAATACCATCAATAAAAGGTACCGGGTTCATCGGGTCTGATACAAACTCTTTAAAATCATCTTTAGTGTTTACGGGCGCCGTAAACGATAGCTTACCGCCCGGCAACAGGTACAGATTTTTCTCCTGCGCTTCAACAGGCGGCCAGGATTTGTAGGTTTTCCATTCGTTTACGCCGGTTTCAAAGGTGTTCACCTTTGCCATATCCAGCGGGGTGCCTTTCAGGTAATGACTAAAAAACGCGAATTCTATCTTCTCCCTGTAAAACGAACCGGTTGGCCAGCCGAAGCCAACATCGCCCAGGTGGTCGCCGTTTCCGCGCGCCCAGCCGCCATGCACCCATGGGCCCATAGCAAAGTAAACGGGCGTGGTTGGGTTCTTTTTAGCTAATACCTTATAAGTGTTGATAGCGCCGTATAAGTCTTCGGCATCGTACCAGCCGCCGGTAACCAGTACTGCGGTTTTAATATCGTGCAGGTGGGTTAGCACGTTACGGTCTTTCCAGTGCTGGTCGTAATCGGGGTGGTCCATCATCTCGTTCCACAGGCGGATGGTATCTTTATAATATTTTACATTGGAGTTGCGCATGCTGCCCATATCCAAAAAGAATTTATAACCATCTTCGGTGCCCGGGTTAAAACCCTTTGCGCGGCGTTGGGTTGGCTTATCATCCTGCCTGTTGGTAAAGCCGGGGTAAAAACCAAAGTTTGCTACCAGCATAAACGCGCCATTGTGAAAGGCGTCATCTCGGTACAGATCGGCAATAGGCGCCTGCGGCGACGCGGCAACCAGCGCCGGATGACGACTCAATAAAGCAGTTGTGGTGTAAAAACCTGGGTAAGATATCCCCCATACCCCTACCTTACCGTTGTTATTTGGCAAGTTTTTAAGCAGCCAGTCTATGGTATCATACGTATCGGTGCCCTCATCAACATCCTTAGTGGTTTTGTGTACTTCCAGTTCGGGAGTCATCTCCTCGTAAATGCCCTCGCTCATCCAGCGCCCGCGTACATCCTGGTAAACAAAAATGTAACTATCGTGTGTAAACTGGCTTGAGGGACCAAGGCTGCCTTTATATTTATCGACCCCGTATGGTGCAACGCTGTAGCAGGTGCGGTCCATCATGATGGGGTATTTTTTGGTCTGATCTTTTGGTACGTATACCGATGTAAACAGCTTTTTGCCATCGCGCATGGGTATCTGGTATTCAAACTTGGTATAGTTCTCTTTTATGTAAGCGGCATCGCTTTGCGCGAAAGAATTGAAAGCCAAAAGCACAAAGCTTAAAGCAAAAAGTAAAGTTCTTTTCATTGTAATGGATTGATAGCATTAAAAGTAATGAATAAAACAAAAAAGGCGCTGATAAATCAGCGCCCTGCACAAAATCGTTACTAAAGTTATTTACCCTGCTTGCTACGGAGGTATTTATCAGAGAAATTACCCATATCGGTGTTTCGCTTATAATCGTATATGGCCCAGTCTTCCACATCTTTTTGATTGATCAGCACGTGGTCGCCCATTTTAATGTTTTTTAAATATACTGCCGAGTCTGCAAATATTCCCGTGAATTTTCCATCGGCATATTTGTAAACAACGCTCCACATATGTTCGTGATCTTTGCCTTCCGCAAAATCCGATTTCACCAAAAACCGGTAGTTGCTATCAAGCGCGTGGGGTTTCAGGCTATCCAGAAAGATATTCAGCTTAGCCTGCGCCGTATCTTTAAGTGCCAAAAACTTTTCATCGTCAGTCTTCAGATTTATCACCTCAACTTTTTCGGCTTTATCTTTTTTCGGATTATTGCACGCGCTCCAAACCAGTAGCAGTACAACTGATGCCTTTAAGTAATTTTTGGTCATAACGGCGGGTTAAATTAAAAAGGCAACCATTTGAATGGCTGCCCTCGCTTGTTATTACAATTAGTCTTCGTTTATCGCTTTAACGCCAGGCAATTCCTTACCTTCCATATACTCCAGCAAAGCGCCACCGCCTGTTGATACGTAGCTAACATCGGCTGTCATATCAAACTTGGCTACCGCAGCAGCCGAATCGCCACCGCCTATTAATGAAAAAGCGCCATTTTCTGTAGCTTTGGCCACCGCTTCGGCAATGGCTTTAGTGCCCACCAAAAACTTCTCCATCTCAAATACACCCATCGGACCGTTCCAAAGGATAGTTTTTGATTCTTCAACCACCTTGCTGAATAGTTCAACCGTTTCGGGGCCGATATCAAGTCCCATCCAGTTATCGGGGATCTGGCCTGTTTTGGCAACATCAGTATTGGCATCGTTAGAAAAAGCATCGGCAATTACGTTATCAACCGGCAGCAGCAGGTTAACGCCTTTTTCTTTTGCTTTTTGCTTCAGGCTCAAAGCAAGGTCAAGCTTATCGGCCTCAACCAGCGACGTACCTATGGTACCACCGTCGGCTTTGGCAAAGGTATAGGCCATACCCCCGCCAATGATCAGGTTATCCACCTTATCCAGCAGCTTTTCAATCAGTTCAATTTTATCAGATACTTTAGACCCGCCCATGATAGCCGTAAATGGCTTAGGGGCATCATTCAATATTTTTTCGGCGTTGTTTAATTCAGCAGCCATCAGGTAACCAAAAAACTTAGCCTCGGGGAAAAACTGGGCTATAACAGCGGTTGAGGCATGGGCGCGGTGAGCTGTGCCAAAAGCATCGTTTACATATACATCGCCCAATTTTGACAGTTTTTCGGCAAAATCCTTATCACCTTTTTCTTCCTCTTTATAAAAACGCAGGTTCTCTAACAAAAGCACTTCGCCTTTTTCCAGGTTTTTGGCTTTTTCTACAGCTTGTTCGCCAATGCAATCGTCGGCAAAATCTACATGCTGGCCCAGCAGATCGGCCAGGTGAGGTACTATATGTTTTAGGCTAAATTCTTCGGTAGGCCCGTTTTTAGGGCGGCCCAAGTGCGACATCAGGATAACGGCACCACCATCTTTCAATATCTTTTTAATGGTTGGTAACGCGGCGGTCATACGGTTATCATCGGTAATGTTATAGTCTTTATCCAAAGGCACATTAAAATCTACACGGATAAGCGCTCTTTTACCGTTAAAACTGATCTGATCTATTGTCTTCATATTTGATGTTATAATTTTTACGAACGGGGCAATTTGTCGAAATTTATCTTAAAACCCAACCCAAAAGTTAAAAAGGTGCTATGTTTTCATCAAAATTTCATTGTATCTTAACATACATTACATGATGCGGGCCAATGCCGGGTACCTCAAACTCCTGAGAAATGATCTCGAAACCGACCCCTAAATAAAATGGCACCGCTTTTTTACGTGCATTGCACCAAAGGTAGTTTACCTTTTGCCCCCGCAGGTAGGTAATAGCAAAATTAACCAGCATGGTACCATAGCCTTTGCCCCGATATTTTTCCAGTGTGGCCATACCCCTTAACTGGTACGCCTTGCCCCCCATATCCTTATACGCCATTGGATGAAAAGACGCGATGCAGGCCAGTTCACCATCTTTATAATACCCCACATGGAAAGCTTCTTCTGCATCATCATTCGGGAAACGGCATTCATCAAGTGTTAGCTTACCGTCGCGTAATACCTGGTTGCGTATGGGCAGCACCTCATCGGCAGTAATAAATTTTATCATGCGGACAATTGGCTTATTTTTTCAACCAGGTCGGCCAGGCGGCTGCTGTAACCCATCTCGTTATCGTACCAGCCCACCACTTTTACCAATCCGCCAACTATCGATGTTAACTGCGCGTCAAATATGCAGCTATGCGGGTTGTCTAAAATATCTGTCGATACGATAGGGTCCTCGGTATATTCCAGTACGTTTTTCATGGAGCCATGGGCGGCGGCTTTAAAGGCGGCGTTTATTTGGGCTACGGTTGGCATTTTTTTTAGGCTGCAGGTAAAATCGGTTAACGAGCCGTTAAGCACCGGTACACGTATGCCCGCGCCACCCAACCGGCCTTCTAAATGTGGAAATATGTTGGTAATGGCCTTTGCGGCCCCGGTGGTTGTGGGTATGATTGACGCAGACGCGGCCCTTGCCCTGCGCAGGTCTTTATGCGGGGCGTCGTGCAGGTTTTGGTCGCCGGTCATAGAGTGTACAGTGGTAATATACCCATCTTTTATTCCCCAGTTATCATCAAGTATCTTAACCATGGCAGCCACATTGTTGGTGGTACACGAAGCGTTTGACAGTATAGGCGATCGTAGGTCGACCGCGCCATCGTTAACGGCCAAAACAACTGTTGGTATGCTTTTATCTGCCGGCGGGGCTGATATGATAACTTGTTTAGCACCGGCGGTAAGATGCTTTGATGCACCTTCGCGACTTATGAATTTGCCTGTAGATTCTATTACCAGGTCGATATCCAGTTCT includes:
- the pgk gene encoding phosphoglycerate kinase, which gives rise to MKTIDQISFNGKRALIRVDFNVPLDKDYNITDDNRMTAALPTIKKILKDGGAVILMSHLGRPKNGPTEEFSLKHIVPHLADLLGQHVDFADDCIGEQAVEKAKNLEKGEVLLLENLRFYKEEEKGDKDFAEKLSKLGDVYVNDAFGTAHRAHASTAVIAQFFPEAKFFGYLMAAELNNAEKILNDAPKPFTAIMGGSKVSDKIELIEKLLDKVDNLIIGGGMAYTFAKADGGTIGTSLVEADKLDLALSLKQKAKEKGVNLLLPVDNVIADAFSNDANTDVAKTGQIPDNWMGLDIGPETVELFSKVVEESKTILWNGPMGVFEMEKFLVGTKAIAEAVAKATENGAFSLIGGGDSAAAVAKFDMTADVSYVSTGGGALLEYMEGKELPGVKAINED
- a CDS encoding CocE/NonD family hydrolase; the encoded protein is MKRTLLFALSFVLLAFNSFAQSDAAYIKENYTKFEYQIPMRDGKKLFTSVYVPKDQTKKYPIMMDRTCYSVAPYGVDKYKGSLGPSSQFTHDSYIFVYQDVRGRWMSEGIYEEMTPELEVHKTTKDVDEGTDTYDTIDWLLKNLPNNNGKVGVWGISYPGFYTTTALLSRHPALVAASPQAPIADLYRDDAFHNGAFMLVANFGFYPGFTNRQDDKPTQRRAKGFNPGTEDGYKFFLDMGSMRNSNVKYYKDTIRLWNEMMDHPDYDQHWKDRNVLTHLHDIKTAVLVTGGWYDAEDLYGAINTYKVLAKKNPTTPVYFAMGPWVHGGWARGNGDHLGDVGFGWPTGSFYREKIEFAFFSHYLKGTPLDMAKVNTFETGVNEWKTYKSWPPVEAQEKNLYLLPGGKLSFTAPVNTKDDFKEFVSDPMNPVPFIDGIDFDMKREYMTADQRFAEKRPDVLTYKTEVLDKDITIAGNIWANLKVSTTGTDADWVVKVLDVYPDTATAGKFTGKDVQMAGYEQMVRSEAMRGKYRNSFSKPEPFVPGKVTPVNFELQDVLHTFKKGHRIMVQIQSTWFPLIDRNTQQFQDIMKAKDTDFKKATHKVYTSKAHPSYLKVRVL
- a CDS encoding GNAT family N-acetyltransferase translates to MIKFITADEVLPIRNQVLRDGKLTLDECRFPNDDAEEAFHVGYYKDGELACIASFHPMAYKDMGGKAYQLRGMATLEKYRGKGYGTMLVNFAITYLRGQKVNYLWCNARKKAVPFYLGVGFEIISQEFEVPGIGPHHVMYVKIQ
- a CDS encoding DUF2314 domain-containing protein, whose product is MTKNYLKASVVLLLVWSACNNPKKDKAEKVEVINLKTDDEKFLALKDTAQAKLNIFLDSLKPHALDSNYRFLVKSDFAEGKDHEHMWSVVYKYADGKFTGIFADSAVYLKNIKMGDHVLINQKDVEDWAIYDYKRNTDMGNFSDKYLRSKQGK
- the gap gene encoding type I glyceraldehyde-3-phosphate dehydrogenase encodes the protein MRIAINGFGRIGRIFLRTILAKPGIVVVVINDQTDTATLAHLFKYDSVHRGFKGTVTADEENLYVNGNTIKVLRQADPALLPWKELDIDLVIESTGKFISREGASKHLTAGAKQVIISAPPADKSIPTVVLAVNDGAVDLRSPILSNASCTTNNVAAMVKILDDNWGIKDGYITTVHSMTGDQNLHDAPHKDLRRARAASASIIPTTTGAAKAITNIFPHLEGRLGGAGIRVPVLNGSLTDFTCSLKKMPTVAQINAAFKAAAHGSMKNVLEYTEDPIVSTDILDNPHSCIFDAQLTSIVGGLVKVVGWYDNEMGYSSRLADLVEKISQLSA